One Euphorbia lathyris chromosome 1, ddEupLath1.1, whole genome shotgun sequence DNA segment encodes these proteins:
- the LOC136225885 gene encoding probable methyltransferase PMT16 — translation MAASESNSDEYNPTSKPSQPFTTKFHISFNKKRNIYSFFLIFFLCTFSYYLGLWKASNSNNLTLTTTTTTTTATADSLISIPCSTAAKTNQNEEVELDFKPHHVSEGESSSEEIKIFPPCNVNFSEYTPCEDQRRSLRFSRTNLMYRERHCPEKDEKTTCRIPAPYGYKNPFQWPVSRDYAWYANVPHKHLTVEKAVQNWIMYEGDRFRFPGGGTMFPHGADAYIDDIGKLINLKDGSIRTAIDTGCGVASWGAYLLSRNILTVSFAPRDTHVAQVQFALERGVPALIGILATIRLPYPSRAFDMAHCSRCLIPWADQGGLYLMEVDRVLRPGGYWILSGPPIRWKKYWKGWERTKDDLNAEQTKIENVAKSLCWKKLVEKDDIAIWQKPLNHLNCKLNKNTQNPSFCPANQDSDKAWYTKLETCLTKLPEVPNSEETAGGKLRNWPERLTATPPRIIIGSVEGVNEETFQKDSELWKKRITYYKKVNNQLRHGGRYRNLLDMNAYLGGFAAALVDDPLWVMNVVPVQSNLNTLGVIYERGLIGTYQDWCEAMSTYPRTYDLIHGDSLFSLYDGRCEVEDILLEMDRILRPEGSVILRDDVDILVKVKRITDGLNWESRIVDHEDGPLVREKILFAVKSYWTAPQSS, via the exons ATGGCTGCTTCTGAATCTAATTCCGACGAATACAATCCCACATCGAAACCCTCTCAACCTTTCACTACCAAATTCCACATCTCCTTCAACAAAAAACGAAACATCTACTCTTTTtttctcatcttcttcctctgcaCTTTCTCTTACTATCTCGGCCTATGGAAAGCCTCCAACTCCAACAACTTAACCCTCACCACCACCACAACCACCACCACCGCCACCGCCGATTCTCTAATTTCAATCCCTTGCTCAACCGCCGCCAAAACAAATCAAAACGAAGAGGTTGAGCTTGACTTTAAGCCGCACCACGTATCAGAAGGAGAAAGTTCATCGGAGGAGATTAAAATCTTTCCTCCTTGCAATGTGAACTTCAGCGAGTACACGCCGTGCGAGGACCAGAGGAGATCTCTGCGATTCAGCCGGACGAATTTGATGTACAGAGAGAGACATTGTCCGGAGAAAGATGAGAAAACGACATGTCGTATCCCGGCGCCTTATGGTTATAAGAATCCGTTTCAGTGGCCGGTGAGTAGAGATTACGCGTGGTATGCGAATGTGCCTCATAAGCATCTTACGGTGGAGAAAGCTGTGCAGAATTGGATTATGTATGAAGGAGATAGATTCAGATTTCCCGGCGGAGGAACTATGTTTCCTCATGGTGCTGATGCGTATATTGATGATATTGggaaattgattaatctcaaagATGGGTCTATTAGGACTGCCATTGATACTGGTTGTGGG GTGGCGAGTTGGGGGGCGTATCTGCTGTCTCGGAACATATTAACAGTGTCATTCGCACCAAGGGACACACATGTAGCACAAGTCCAATTTGCCCTTGAAAGAGGTGTTCCTGCTTTAATTGGAATTTTAGCTACCATTAGACTTCCTTACCCTTCTCGTGCTTTTGACATGGCTCACTGTTCCCGCTGCCTCATTCCTTGGGCTGACCAAG GAGGGCTGTATTTAATGGAAGTTGATCGGGTTCTCCGGCCCGGTGGTTACTGGATCCTTTCCGGTCCTCCGATCCGCTGGAAAAAGTATTGGAAAGGTTGGGAGAGAACAAAAGACGACTTGAATGCCGAACAGACCAAAATTGAAAATGTCGCCAAGAGCTTATGCTGGAAAAAGTTGGTTGAAAAGGATGACATTGCAATTTGGCAAAAACCTCTTAATCACCTTAACTGCAAACTTAACAAAAACACTCAAAACCCCTCTTTCTGCCCTGCAAATCAGGACTCAGATAAAGCCTG GTACACGAAACTGGAGACATGTTTGACCAAGTTACCAGAGGTACCGAACAGTGAAGAAACTGCAGGTGGGAAGTTGAGAAACTGGCCGGAGCGGTTAACCGCAACACCACCGAGAATCATTATTGGAAGTGTAGAAGGAGTGAATGAAGAAACGTTTCAGAAAGATTCAGAGCTATGGAAAAAGAGAATAACATATTATAAAAAAGTGAACAACCAATTAAGACACGGTGGAAGATACCGTAATCTTCTGGACATGAATGCTTACTTAGGTGGATTTGCTGCTGCTTTAGTTGATGATCCACTTTGGGTTATGAATGTTGTCCCTGTCCAATCCAACCTCAACACTCTTGGCGTTATTTACGAACGAGGATTAATAGGAACCTATCAGGATTG GTGTGAAGCTATGTCTACCTATCCGAGAACTTACGATCTAATTCATGGTGATTCACTGTTTAGCCTCTACGATGGGAG ATGTGAAGTAGAAGATATATTGTTAGAGATGGATAGAATATTGAGGCCAGAAGGGAGTGTGATATTGAGAGATGACGTGGATATATTAGTGAAGGTGAAAAGAATAACAGATGGATTAAATTGGGAAAGCCGAATAGTGGACCATGAAGATGGACCTTTAGTGAGGGAGAAGATTCTTTTTGCTGTGAAATCATACTGGACAGCTCCTCAATCTtcttag